One stretch of Candidatus Binatia bacterium DNA includes these proteins:
- the ybhS gene encoding membrane protein: MRGGRYRLSRRTIRAIFRREFTDILRDRRSLLLTFLWPVSMLLLYGYGIRNDVNNVPLTVLDYDRSPHSRLLLEQMVRSGYFRLVRSVAEYAEVERDLATGASGAALVVPPDFSRRLQAGEPVTVQALFDGTDSNTATIAQSYVLAMVSSYGARLEVKSFAPTQANYPAIRVASRVWYNPELESVNFVVPGVIAVIMMIVGAILTALSIVKEKERGTIEQILVSPIRPLEMMIGKIVPYVVIALLDLMIVITAGYFVFGVPIKGSLWQLALFSVLYLTASLGTGVFVSTLADTMQSAMLAAIFISLLPAVLLSGFVFPLEHMPAGIRFLSYFFPGRYFVTAIRGIYLKGVGLEVLWPEAVLLAAFSVGIVWLSATRFQEKLG; the protein is encoded by the coding sequence ATGAGGGGCGGGCGGTATCGCCTGTCTCGGCGCACGATTCGGGCAATCTTCCGGCGAGAATTTACGGACATCTTGCGCGACCGCCGTAGCCTGTTGCTGACTTTCTTGTGGCCGGTGAGCATGTTGCTCCTGTACGGCTACGGGATCCGCAACGATGTGAACAACGTGCCGCTCACCGTGTTGGACTACGACCGCAGCCCGCACAGCCGCCTGTTGCTCGAACAAATGGTCCGTTCGGGATATTTTCGCCTCGTTCGCTCGGTAGCAGAGTATGCCGAAGTCGAGCGCGATCTCGCCACCGGGGCCAGTGGTGCCGCGCTGGTGGTTCCGCCGGACTTCTCTCGCCGCTTACAGGCCGGAGAGCCCGTCACCGTACAAGCCTTGTTCGACGGCACCGACTCGAACACTGCCACCATTGCGCAGAGTTACGTGCTCGCGATGGTCTCCTCCTACGGTGCGCGTTTGGAGGTAAAGTCATTCGCGCCAACGCAAGCGAACTATCCCGCCATTCGCGTCGCCAGTCGAGTTTGGTACAACCCTGAGCTCGAGAGCGTGAATTTTGTCGTCCCAGGCGTCATCGCCGTCATCATGATGATCGTGGGAGCGATCCTCACGGCCCTGAGCATCGTGAAGGAGAAAGAACGGGGGACAATCGAGCAGATTCTCGTATCTCCCATTCGGCCGCTGGAAATGATGATCGGAAAAATCGTTCCCTACGTGGTGATTGCGCTGCTCGATCTTATGATCGTAATCACCGCAGGGTACTTTGTATTTGGCGTACCGATCAAAGGCAGTCTGTGGCAGCTCGCCTTATTCTCGGTTTTGTACCTCACGGCATCTTTAGGCACGGGCGTGTTCGTATCTACGCTGGCGGACACGATGCAGTCCGCCATGTTGGCGGCCATTTTTATTTCGTTGTTGCCGGCGGTGTTGTTGTCGGGGTTCGTGTTTCCCCTCGAGCACATGCCTGCCGGCATTCGCTTTCTTTCGTACTTTTTCCCCGGGCGGTACTTCGTTACCGCGATTCGCGGCATTTACCTCAAAGGGGTGGGGCTAGAAGTCCTTTGGCCGGAAGCTGTTTTGCTGGCTGCATTTTCCGTGGGTATCGTGTGGCTTAGCGCCACTCGCTTTCAAGAGAAGCTGGGATGA
- a CDS encoding cytochrome-c peroxidase, translating into MLALLIHWALQQRVVVVVLAAMGLFFGLRALNTLPIDAFPDVTNVQVQVATEVPGRSPDEVERMATIPVEITMTGLPGLVEMRSQNEPGLSIVTLVFTDDTPVYFARQLVAERLAEARARMPEGLSPVLGPVSTALSEVYQYTLERPDDGQRPLTKEELLERRTIQDWVVRPLLRSVPGVAEINSTGGYVKQYQVLVDPFRLRLYDVTIKDVQDALARNNANSSGGILPRGPEILLVGGFALIRQLDEIGSIVLKEVGGTPVFVRDVAEVRVGEEVRYGAMVKGGYTEAVGGIVMMVAGGNAKAVVSAVKERVEEINRKQLLPDGLKIVPYYDRSKLVDAALSTVTRVLIEGVILVIVVLFLYLGDVRSSLIVIATLLVTPAVTFLLMNQLGMSANLMSLGGLAIAIGLMIDGSVVVVENVFSRLSQAPGRDRLAVVREAASEVGVPVTFGVGVIILVFLPLMTLQGMEGKLFAPLAYTIALALAVSLVLSLTLSPVLCAYFLRSGHEHDTVLVRMLQRPYAWFLTRAVDRPGWTLLLATSLFGLALLLVPYLGTSFIPELKEGTISPNINRAPNIALDESIQMELEAQRLVKDIPGVEFVVSRLGRGESPIDPAGYNETDMMIELLPPSKRNGRTQDEIADDVRRKLAALPGVNLVMAQPISDRVDEMVTGVRADIAVKIFGEDLDLLLEKANAVVQVARSIQGTGEIKVDRVGGQQNLRIVVDRQAIARHGLDAADVHDVIEAAVAGKAVTEVYEGERRFFVVVRYPEELRNSVSAIANIHVTGPHGEPIPLSALATIEVREGLSQVKREQGRRRIAVAINVRDRDLGGYVAELQREVERRIPLPSGYYFEWGGQFENMQRARSHLAVIVPITIGGIFFLLFLLFGSLRLALLIILVLPFASIGGVIGLFLSGEYLSVPASIGFIALWGIAVLNGVVLVSYIRTLRQQGASVIAAVIDGAKRRFRPVMMTATVAALGLVPFLFATGVGAEVQRPLAIVVISGLLSSTVLTLVVIPALYRFFDTGPQGSGVAR; encoded by the coding sequence ATGCTCGCGCTGTTGATTCACTGGGCGCTGCAGCAACGCGTGGTGGTTGTCGTGCTGGCCGCCATGGGTTTGTTCTTTGGATTGCGGGCGCTGAACACCCTTCCCATTGACGCGTTTCCCGACGTCACCAACGTGCAAGTGCAAGTGGCAACCGAGGTGCCGGGGCGCTCACCGGACGAGGTCGAACGGATGGCGACCATTCCAGTCGAGATCACGATGACGGGATTGCCCGGGCTCGTGGAGATGCGCTCGCAAAACGAGCCGGGGCTGTCGATTGTGACGCTCGTGTTCACTGACGACACGCCGGTGTACTTTGCACGCCAACTAGTGGCGGAACGCCTGGCGGAAGCGCGGGCGCGGATGCCCGAGGGATTATCCCCGGTATTGGGCCCCGTTTCCACTGCACTGAGCGAGGTGTATCAGTACACCCTCGAACGCCCGGACGATGGGCAGCGGCCGCTGACAAAAGAGGAACTCCTCGAGCGGCGCACGATTCAAGATTGGGTTGTGCGCCCTCTACTCCGCTCCGTGCCCGGTGTCGCCGAAATCAACTCCACGGGGGGCTACGTCAAGCAGTACCAGGTGCTGGTGGATCCGTTTCGGTTGCGTTTGTACGACGTGACCATCAAGGACGTGCAGGATGCGTTGGCGCGGAACAACGCGAACTCTAGTGGCGGGATTCTCCCGCGCGGGCCCGAGATCCTGCTCGTTGGCGGCTTCGCTCTGATTCGCCAACTCGACGAGATTGGCTCCATCGTCCTCAAGGAGGTGGGTGGAACCCCGGTGTTCGTACGTGACGTGGCTGAAGTTCGAGTCGGAGAAGAAGTTCGTTACGGCGCCATGGTCAAGGGCGGATACACCGAAGCGGTCGGCGGCATCGTGATGATGGTGGCCGGGGGCAATGCGAAGGCTGTGGTATCTGCGGTCAAGGAGCGCGTCGAAGAGATCAATCGCAAGCAGTTACTGCCCGATGGACTCAAAATTGTTCCGTACTACGACCGATCCAAACTCGTGGATGCGGCGTTGAGCACGGTCACGCGCGTCCTGATCGAGGGCGTAATTTTGGTGATTGTGGTTTTGTTTTTGTACCTGGGCGACGTGCGCTCCAGCCTAATCGTTATCGCCACACTGCTCGTCACGCCGGCGGTCACCTTTTTGCTGATGAACCAACTCGGCATGTCCGCCAATTTGATGTCTCTAGGTGGGCTCGCCATTGCCATCGGGCTCATGATCGATGGCTCGGTGGTTGTCGTCGAAAACGTGTTTTCGCGTCTCTCCCAAGCGCCGGGGCGCGACCGATTGGCGGTGGTGCGTGAAGCTGCAAGCGAGGTCGGAGTACCGGTGACCTTCGGGGTCGGGGTCATCATTTTGGTGTTTCTGCCATTGATGACGCTTCAGGGAATGGAGGGAAAGTTATTCGCGCCTTTGGCGTACACGATTGCCCTCGCACTCGCGGTGTCCCTGGTTCTCTCCCTCACGCTGTCCCCTGTCTTGTGCGCGTACTTCTTGCGAAGCGGCCACGAGCACGACACGGTTCTAGTGCGAATGCTCCAGCGGCCGTATGCGTGGTTCTTGACTCGGGCCGTGGACAGGCCGGGCTGGACGCTCCTCCTTGCGACAAGCTTATTTGGGCTGGCTTTGCTGCTCGTGCCCTATCTGGGAACGTCGTTCATCCCGGAACTGAAAGAGGGTACAATTTCGCCCAATATCAATCGCGCTCCCAACATTGCCTTGGATGAGTCCATTCAAATGGAGCTCGAGGCGCAGCGGCTTGTCAAAGACATCCCGGGGGTAGAATTCGTCGTGTCACGACTCGGGCGCGGAGAGTCACCTATCGATCCGGCGGGGTACAACGAAACGGACATGATGATCGAGCTCCTCCCGCCATCGAAGCGAAACGGACGCACCCAAGACGAGATCGCGGACGATGTGCGTCGCAAACTCGCCGCGCTACCAGGCGTCAACCTTGTCATGGCGCAACCGATCTCGGACCGGGTGGACGAAATGGTCACCGGCGTGCGCGCGGACATTGCCGTGAAAATCTTCGGTGAGGATCTGGATCTCCTTCTGGAAAAGGCCAATGCGGTCGTGCAAGTGGCCCGCTCCATCCAAGGTACCGGTGAGATCAAAGTGGACCGTGTGGGTGGCCAGCAGAACCTTCGAATTGTGGTGGACCGCCAGGCGATCGCACGCCATGGCCTTGACGCTGCGGACGTGCACGATGTCATCGAGGCGGCGGTCGCCGGGAAGGCGGTAACGGAAGTGTACGAGGGGGAGCGGCGGTTTTTTGTCGTGGTTCGCTACCCCGAGGAGCTGCGCAACAGTGTTTCGGCGATTGCCAACATTCACGTCACCGGCCCGCACGGCGAGCCCATTCCCCTGAGTGCGCTGGCCACGATCGAGGTGCGGGAAGGCTTGTCCCAAGTGAAGCGAGAGCAGGGTCGGCGCCGGATTGCCGTGGCCATTAACGTCCGTGACCGCGATTTGGGAGGCTATGTCGCCGAGCTCCAACGCGAGGTGGAGCGGCGCATCCCATTGCCCTCCGGGTATTATTTCGAGTGGGGCGGCCAGTTCGAAAACATGCAGCGCGCCCGCAGCCACTTAGCTGTGATCGTTCCCATCACCATTGGCGGAATCTTTTTTCTGCTCTTCCTACTCTTCGGCTCGTTGCGCCTAGCATTACTGATCATTTTGGTGCTTCCCTTTGCCTCGATTGGGGGCGTGATTGGTCTGTTCTTGTCGGGCGAGTACTTGTCCGTTCCGGCATCGATTGGATTTATCGCCTTGTGGGGCATTGCGGTACTGAACGGAGTGGTGCTGGTGTCCTATATTCGTACCTTGCGACAACAAGGCGCCTCGGTGATCGCGGCTGTCATCGACGGCGCGAAGCGGCGCTTCCGGCCGGTCATGATGACTGCGACAGTGGCGGCCCTCGGGCTCGTCCCCTTCTTGTTCGCGACCGGCGTAGGTGCGGAGGTGCAAAGGCCCTTGGCTATTGTCGTCATCAGTGGGCTTCTCAGTTCCACTGTACTGACGCTGGTTGTGATTCCCGCGTTGTATCGCTTCTTCGATACGGGCCCGCAGGGATCTGGTGTAGCCAGGTAA
- the ppiA gene encoding peptidyl-prolyl cis-trans isomerase, which produces MVRMLVAGWLVALLLPASVWAEEAKHTMVLMKTSLGDIKIELFDDKAPITVKNFLAYVNDGFYDGTIFHRVIPNFMIQGGGYDKDLQQKPTKAPIKNEATNGLKNVVGTIAMARTGVIDSATSQFFINVKDNNFLDHRDQTPAGFGYAVFGKVVEGMDVVMKIAQVPTQRVGVHEAVPKEPVIIQSVRVVEK; this is translated from the coding sequence ATGGTGCGCATGCTCGTTGCCGGTTGGCTCGTCGCGCTCCTGCTTCCCGCATCAGTGTGGGCCGAGGAGGCGAAACATACGATGGTATTGATGAAAACGTCGCTGGGCGACATCAAGATCGAGCTGTTCGATGACAAAGCTCCCATCACGGTGAAAAACTTCTTGGCCTATGTCAACGATGGCTTTTACGACGGTACGATCTTCCACCGCGTGATCCCCAACTTCATGATCCAAGGCGGAGGTTACGACAAGGACTTGCAACAAAAGCCGACAAAAGCGCCAATCAAAAACGAGGCCACGAACGGCCTCAAGAACGTCGTCGGCACGATTGCCATGGCCCGCACCGGGGTAATCGATAGCGCCACGTCGCAGTTCTTCATCAACGTGAAGGACAATAATTTCCTCGATCACCGCGACCAAACACCGGCGGGGTTTGGGTATGCCGTATTCGGGAAGGTCGTGGAGGGCATGGATGTGGTGATGAAAATCGCTCAGGTTCCAACCCAACGAGTGGGCGTCCACGAAGCGGTGCCCAAAGAGCCTGTGATCATCCAGTCGGTCCGCGTCGTGGAAAAGTGA
- a CDS encoding haloacid dehalogenase has protein sequence MSSTSANQRAAVIFDLDGVLLDSEELHFRAYNEVLAEFGVQVGKKEYAEHWIGAGHGPEYAVAQYALPITASELRARKAPKYRRWLESGARLMPGARATVERLYGDFLLGIATNSSQRDVRWVLERLDLQRYFAAVVTREDYARAKPAPDAYVKVRADLGVAPAQCLVVEDSPRGVLAARAAALAVVAVPNEFTRLCAFPPATEIVEKLERITPEFVRAHLGPAGTESILA, from the coding sequence GTGAGCTCGACCTCGGCCAACCAACGTGCGGCCGTCATCTTCGACCTCGACGGCGTTTTGTTGGACTCGGAGGAGCTGCACTTCCGCGCCTACAACGAGGTTCTCGCCGAATTTGGTGTGCAGGTCGGTAAGAAAGAATACGCCGAGCACTGGATTGGTGCCGGCCACGGGCCGGAATACGCGGTGGCCCAATATGCGCTGCCGATCACGGCAAGCGAACTCCGCGCGCGTAAAGCCCCCAAGTATCGTCGCTGGCTCGAATCTGGCGCGCGGCTGATGCCAGGGGCGCGTGCAACGGTGGAGCGGCTGTACGGAGACTTTTTGCTGGGAATTGCGACGAACTCGAGCCAGCGCGACGTTCGCTGGGTGCTGGAGCGCCTCGATTTGCAGCGATACTTCGCGGCGGTCGTCACCCGCGAAGACTATGCCCGCGCCAAACCGGCGCCAGACGCCTACGTCAAGGTACGAGCCGATCTGGGCGTCGCGCCTGCACAGTGCTTGGTGGTCGAAGACTCTCCGCGCGGCGTTCTCGCCGCTCGCGCCGCCGCTTTGGCTGTAGTAGCGGTGCCCAACGAATTCACGCGCTTGTGTGCGTTTCCGCCCGCGACCGAAATTGTCGAAAAGTTGGAACGCATCACTCCGGAATTCGTGCGCGCGCACTTGGGTCCTGCGGGAACAGAGTCCATCCTGGCCTGA
- the ybhF-C gene encoding ABC transporter ATP-binding protein — protein sequence MTDSDFAVDVRGLTRVFDHFVAVDHIDLRVRRGLVFGFLGPNGAGKSTTIRMLCGILRPTGGTGTVAGFDLWHQSEQLKSHIGYMSQKFSLYEDLTVEENLQFFAGVYNVHGALRRQRIGWALEMAGLIGRERVLTRDLAAGWRQRLALGCAVLHEPPLLFLDEPTSGVDPLSRRRFWEMIAEFSERGVTVFVTTHYMDEAEHCDELALIYSGKVVACGSPAELKSEHVPHALLELAPSDLMKAYALLKEAPGVLSVALFGDRLHLTVAVPDVQRALTTIPLLLAEHGIAVAAFERIEPSLEDAFVAVIEQSGVPQR from the coding sequence GTGACCGATTCGGACTTCGCGGTGGACGTACGAGGGCTGACTCGCGTGTTCGATCACTTCGTGGCGGTGGACCACATTGACTTGCGCGTGCGGCGCGGACTGGTGTTCGGGTTTCTCGGACCGAACGGAGCGGGCAAGTCCACGACGATTCGGATGTTGTGCGGCATTTTGCGTCCCACGGGTGGCACCGGTACGGTTGCCGGATTCGACCTGTGGCACCAAAGCGAACAGCTCAAAAGCCACATTGGTTACATGTCGCAAAAGTTTTCCCTGTACGAGGACCTCACGGTGGAAGAGAACCTCCAGTTCTTTGCGGGCGTGTACAACGTGCACGGGGCGCTGCGCCGACAGCGTATCGGCTGGGCGCTGGAAATGGCCGGCCTCATCGGGCGCGAACGGGTCCTCACGCGCGATCTCGCGGCGGGGTGGCGCCAACGCCTGGCTCTGGGTTGTGCCGTGCTCCACGAGCCGCCGTTGTTGTTTCTCGACGAGCCGACCTCCGGAGTCGATCCATTGTCTCGGCGTCGCTTCTGGGAGATGATTGCCGAGTTCAGCGAGCGCGGCGTTACCGTATTCGTGACGACGCATTATATGGACGAAGCGGAGCACTGCGACGAGCTGGCGTTGATTTATTCCGGCAAGGTGGTCGCTTGCGGAAGCCCCGCTGAACTCAAGTCGGAGCACGTTCCGCATGCGTTGCTCGAGTTGGCCCCTTCCGACCTCATGAAAGCGTATGCCCTGTTGAAGGAAGCGCCCGGCGTGCTGAGTGTGGCGTTGTTCGGAGATCGGCTCCATCTCACCGTGGCCGTTCCCGATGTGCAGCGCGCGCTCACGACGATACCGCTACTCCTCGCGGAGCATGGCATCGCGGTGGCCGCGTTCGAACGGATCGAGCCTTCTCTCGAAGACGCGTTCGTCGCCGTAATCGAACAAAGCGGGGTGCCACAACGATGA
- a CDS encoding cation efflux system membrane protein — translation MKYRPRFPFCLALVLSALSGCRGDTSDPTSAPALAAPSNPYEVIVGTHLKERFTIGLPQTQRVSKKIPVPARIEVDETRAVRVGSPVMGRVVQLPVLEGQYVHRGQVVGIIHGADLTSIQQDFLKALARKAVAQRSLERAQALLDAGVISAAEHHRRELEFVEASAEVAALRDRLAMLGMDSEAIDHLEKTRRIDSALRVVAPIGGVLLDRKVTVGQVVQPGEVLFEIADLSNLWLVADVPEQYASLLFPGQQVEGEVGALNGVVIRGALSFVAATVSAETRTIRVRMDVPNPEGRLKPAMMAKMVLLGPQETRIVVPQSAVVREGNRDFVFVEAGPDKFLLREVTLGDEVGNDRVVLSGLDGKEPIVLDGAFHLNNERRVQKLRGEVG, via the coding sequence ATGAAATATCGTCCCCGTTTCCCATTTTGCTTGGCGCTTGTGCTGTCGGCCCTCTCCGGTTGCCGGGGAGACACCTCGGATCCAACGAGTGCCCCAGCGCTAGCCGCTCCATCGAATCCGTACGAGGTGATCGTGGGAACTCACCTCAAGGAACGCTTCACGATTGGCCTGCCGCAAACGCAGCGTGTGAGCAAGAAGATTCCCGTGCCTGCACGCATCGAGGTGGACGAGACGCGCGCGGTACGCGTGGGTTCACCAGTCATGGGCCGGGTGGTTCAGCTTCCGGTGCTCGAGGGCCAATACGTCCACCGCGGGCAAGTGGTCGGTATCATCCACGGAGCGGATCTTACTTCCATACAACAGGATTTCCTCAAAGCCTTAGCCCGAAAGGCCGTTGCCCAGCGCTCCCTGGAGCGCGCGCAAGCTTTGCTGGACGCAGGCGTGATCAGTGCCGCGGAGCATCACCGTCGCGAGCTGGAGTTTGTCGAAGCGAGTGCGGAGGTCGCGGCGTTGCGCGATCGGCTGGCAATGTTGGGCATGGACTCTGAAGCGATCGACCATCTGGAAAAAACGCGGCGCATTGACTCCGCGCTGCGGGTGGTGGCTCCCATTGGCGGGGTTTTGCTGGACCGTAAAGTCACTGTCGGCCAAGTTGTGCAGCCGGGTGAGGTTTTGTTCGAGATCGCCGATCTCTCCAACTTGTGGTTGGTCGCCGACGTCCCCGAGCAGTACGCGAGTTTGCTGTTCCCCGGCCAGCAGGTCGAGGGCGAAGTCGGGGCCTTGAACGGCGTCGTGATTCGCGGGGCGCTTTCGTTCGTAGCCGCCACGGTCAGTGCGGAAACCAGAACGATTCGTGTTCGCATGGATGTGCCCAATCCGGAGGGGCGGCTCAAGCCGGCCATGATGGCGAAGATGGTCTTACTCGGCCCGCAGGAAACCCGAATCGTTGTGCCCCAAAGCGCGGTGGTCCGCGAGGGTAACCGGGACTTCGTATTCGTGGAGGCCGGTCCGGATAAGTTCCTGCTCAGAGAGGTGACCCTGGGCGACGAGGTGGGCAACGATCGAGTGGTGCTCTCCGGGCTCGACGGAAAAGAGCCCATCGTTCTGGATGGTGCCTTTCACCTCAACAACGAGCGCCGGGTCCAGAAACTTCGCGGGGAGGTAGGCTGA
- a CDS encoding transport permease protein: MNGSLSRISHIVWKEFIQLSRDRRMFVLVLLMPVIELFIFGYVVATDITNIALAVCDFDRSASSRDYVEHLIRSGYFRIAASCSSVREANRLLDRGQVKVVLTIPPDFSEKLRRGQEASVSALLDGTNSNIAMIASAYLEQITLTRAVHVRFPDRATGDRVVVHPRVEVEPRVWFNPELRSVRYMVPAIICVLLMESLVVLTAIAIVREKERGTMEQLIVTPVRAAELVLGKAIPFIAIGYVNMGAVMLAGRYWFGVELAGSLSLLLALSLLFIMTCLGMGLLVSTVSNTQQQASMLGQFVLLPNLFFSGFMFPIASMPTAIQYATHIIPLKYYITIVRGIFLKNAGWAELWDEASILLLFGVVILTAASMVFRKQVQ; this comes from the coding sequence ATGAACGGCTCGCTTTCCCGCATCTCCCACATTGTGTGGAAGGAGTTCATTCAACTCTCGCGCGATCGGCGCATGTTCGTGCTCGTGCTCCTGATGCCGGTCATCGAACTGTTCATTTTTGGCTACGTCGTGGCCACGGACATTACCAACATCGCGCTCGCCGTGTGCGATTTCGACCGCAGCGCGTCGAGCCGCGACTACGTGGAACATTTGATTCGCAGCGGATACTTCCGGATCGCGGCCTCATGCTCGAGCGTCCGCGAGGCGAACCGCTTGCTCGATCGCGGTCAAGTGAAGGTGGTGCTGACCATTCCGCCGGATTTTTCCGAGAAGCTCCGCCGCGGTCAGGAAGCCTCGGTTTCTGCGCTGCTCGACGGCACGAACTCGAACATTGCGATGATTGCCTCGGCTTACTTGGAACAAATCACCCTCACGCGCGCGGTACACGTACGCTTTCCGGATCGAGCGACTGGCGATCGGGTGGTCGTGCATCCGCGCGTCGAGGTCGAGCCGCGGGTCTGGTTCAACCCGGAGTTACGCAGTGTGCGCTACATGGTGCCTGCGATCATCTGCGTGCTGTTGATGGAGTCGCTGGTCGTGCTGACGGCCATCGCGATCGTGCGGGAAAAAGAGCGGGGCACCATGGAGCAGCTCATCGTCACGCCCGTTCGTGCCGCCGAGCTCGTGCTCGGCAAAGCCATCCCTTTCATCGCTATCGGATACGTGAACATGGGCGCGGTGATGCTTGCCGGCCGTTACTGGTTCGGTGTGGAACTGGCCGGCTCGCTGAGCTTGCTCCTCGCCCTGAGCCTGCTGTTCATTATGACGTGTCTCGGCATGGGGCTGCTCGTCTCCACAGTGTCCAACACCCAACAGCAAGCCTCGATGCTGGGGCAATTCGTGCTGCTCCCCAATCTCTTTTTTTCGGGCTTTATGTTTCCGATCGCCAGCATGCCCACTGCGATTCAATACGCGACCCACATCATTCCCCTCAAGTACTACATCACCATTGTCCGCGGCATTTTCCTCAAAAACGCCGGGTGGGCAGAACTGTGGGACGAAGCCTCGATCTTGCTCCTCTTCGGGGTGGTCATCCTCACCGCCGCCAGCATGGTCTTCCGCAAGCAGGTGCAATGA
- a CDS encoding long-chain-acyl-CoA synthetase, giving the protein MNWRLLWEDLRELPVLFRLGRALQRCGPEGRETLGVLAQEQAARFGDRPFLLFEREPEAVTFGQYNAQVNRWAWVFRQAGISAREPVAILMENSPAFLFAEGAVAKRGAIGALLNTHLRGEPLAHVLRISGARHVFVDEACLPALVDLPEAVQYTIWSLGDRAHLPPHVEPLEQALAAADSADPPLPDVRGKHVFLYIYTSGTTGLPKAAIVRHARFMMGGLGLSALLGIGQDDVMYAPLPLYHGESNFVGFAVALRAGAGFASRRRFSASGFLDDVRRHGATAFVYVGELCRYLLRQPPRPDDRNHRLRLAVGAGLRPDIWEAFQKRFGIARIVEMYGATEGNIALINLRGRVGAVGRAHPFQHHRYKLARYDVERGELLRGADGFLVECKVGEPGELLGRISSRGPMPYDGYTDREASERKVVRNAFRHGDAYFRSGDLLRRDEDFYYYFVDRIGDTFRWKGENVATQEVASILNRAPGVSETNVYGVAVPGHEGRAGMAAVVLQPGASFDGKVFYATAEQLPGYARPVFVRIVPEMDVTGTLKQRKVELQRQGYDPNRIQDPLFIRDDAARAYVPLTPEIYQAIASGARKL; this is encoded by the coding sequence ATGAACTGGCGCCTGCTGTGGGAGGACTTGCGCGAGCTTCCAGTTCTATTCCGTCTCGGGCGGGCACTACAGCGTTGCGGCCCCGAGGGCCGCGAAACCCTCGGCGTTTTGGCTCAGGAGCAAGCAGCGCGCTTTGGTGACCGTCCGTTCTTGCTTTTCGAGCGCGAGCCCGAGGCGGTTACGTTCGGGCAATACAACGCACAGGTCAACCGCTGGGCCTGGGTGTTTCGTCAAGCCGGGATTTCGGCTCGCGAGCCGGTGGCCATCCTCATGGAAAACAGCCCCGCGTTCTTGTTTGCGGAAGGGGCTGTCGCCAAACGTGGTGCGATCGGGGCGTTGCTGAACACTCATCTTCGCGGGGAACCGTTGGCACATGTGCTGCGCATCTCGGGCGCACGCCACGTGTTCGTGGACGAAGCGTGCCTCCCGGCGCTGGTCGATTTACCTGAAGCCGTGCAATACACGATTTGGTCGCTCGGTGATCGCGCTCATTTGCCGCCACACGTCGAGCCTCTGGAGCAGGCGTTGGCGGCAGCCGACTCCGCCGATCCGCCCCTTCCCGACGTACGGGGCAAACACGTGTTCCTGTACATTTACACCTCCGGAACGACAGGGTTACCCAAGGCAGCCATCGTCCGGCACGCCCGTTTCATGATGGGAGGGTTGGGCTTGTCGGCTTTGCTCGGCATCGGCCAGGACGATGTGATGTACGCACCCCTACCCTTGTATCACGGGGAAAGTAACTTCGTCGGATTCGCGGTCGCTCTGCGAGCGGGAGCAGGTTTTGCCTCCCGCCGCCGCTTCAGCGCCAGTGGCTTTCTGGACGATGTGCGCCGCCACGGAGCCACGGCTTTTGTTTATGTCGGAGAACTCTGCCGCTACCTCTTGCGCCAGCCTCCGCGCCCCGACGATCGGAATCACCGCTTGCGCTTGGCGGTCGGTGCCGGCCTGCGCCCAGATATTTGGGAGGCATTTCAAAAGCGGTTCGGCATTGCGCGCATCGTAGAGATGTACGGAGCCACGGAGGGGAACATCGCCTTGATCAACTTGCGGGGGCGCGTCGGCGCGGTGGGCCGCGCGCATCCGTTCCAACATCACCGCTACAAGCTGGCACGCTACGACGTGGAGCGCGGAGAATTGCTTCGCGGCGCAGACGGCTTTTTGGTCGAGTGCAAAGTCGGCGAGCCCGGCGAACTGCTCGGACGCATCAGCAGCCGCGGACCCATGCCGTACGATGGATACACCGATCGCGAGGCGAGCGAACGTAAGGTGGTGCGCAACGCCTTTCGCCATGGGGACGCATACTTCCGCAGCGGCGACCTCCTGCGGCGAGACGAAGATTTCTACTACTACTTCGTCGACCGCATCGGCGACACCTTCCGCTGGAAGGGAGAAAACGTGGCCACGCAAGAAGTGGCCTCGATTCTCAATCGAGCCCCGGGCGTCAGCGAGACAAATGTGTACGGAGTAGCCGTGCCCGGGCACGAAGGCCGCGCCGGTATGGCTGCCGTGGTGCTCCAACCCGGAGCCTCTTTCGACGGTAAGGTCTTTTACGCCACAGCCGAGCAACTGCCCGGCTACGCGCGTCCGGTGTTCGTGCGAATCGTGCCGGAGATGGATGTGACTGGCACGCTCAAGCAGCGCAAGGTCGAGCTCCAACGCCAGGGGTACGACCCGAACCGAATACAGGACCCGCTCTTCATCCGCGACGACGCAGCGCGCGCCTATGTTCCACTTACGCCCGAGATCTACCAGGCCATCGCCTCCGGTGCGCGCAAGCTTTAA